One segment of Cataglyphis hispanica isolate Lineage 1 chromosome 23, ULB_Chis1_1.0, whole genome shotgun sequence DNA contains the following:
- the LOC126857801 gene encoding rho GTPase-activating protein 190 isoform X1, with protein MARKSDNAKSINVAVVGLSGTEKDKGQVGVGKSCLCNRFMRSMSDDYNVEHISVLSQSDFSGRVVNNDHFLYWGEVMKLAEDGTEFQFQVIEHTEFIDDASFQPFKGGKMEPYAKRCAATKITSAEKLMYICKNQLGIEKEYEQKVLPDGKLNIDGFLCVFDVSLVPNRAIEKQVEIVANILNNLMKTKKPVVLVTTKNDDANEQFVKEAEKLIMRKEYKGSILIIETSAHENINVDLAFMILAQLIDKTKMRSKLIPFAEAARARKELLDASTESLQRLIRIHVTDYRALWSQASKKLAQFKEFTTFVELFGIEATQRLFRRHIKKLKDEQIAKKIQGYLDMLPDILHEICPDISNLINEEWSAVQQYIKAHPDFDQYFYECPEDIPWIDCDFDNTGTKIPYDVLETPEAETVFKNHINALQQEQRRLEWKKQFKQLLEETGYVTPGKHLSEVRVLFMGRECFEELSHHDCQEIYDQHQKEIIEKAKHNFQELLLEHADLFYHFKSIAPSGTITQDDIKEITDALVDDFRYKALDRLDQDRKLMLFQHLGFVHCPIREHCPAYPNCMDALIERILGTKAHRPSSWNHSSQWQLTSDNNQLNLVILGSNGLSEEFAREIRAQTEDDEVEIDCQLYTLGYRIIDGDVGLPHNSFTTSDFMPHGSFCIYSNEDSFEYIRSSLEKTLLSNLEQEDRLPFQGLPIVIMFVPEAGIDEIEAIKLREEGQNLADSLQCPFIDVCIDELEQEKHKRFPTSLVKDALQQLIQSINHRAGFLNIYQSVIECLEPDIRIIMCMFCGDPYSVENVLGPLLNHQCCFLSGDRSIVLETFLGECKRRVEVIISSFHGANAFRDELVHGFILVYSTKRKASLATLNAFSTNIPNLPIQIMAVTDTGGANAFFSNDLSHLLITEGNAIADKLEAHFMTSASSCQQKTAFYTPFFKVVWEKKPEIEQAFNMEEPGNLNDSGEGTLEYSALHPMPPPRHESYHLQTPDDGMSVTFRSGSESYEQLTPDGDLGDTGLTEQFADHRATPSDDSDIYSQVDFYREERERDLMKNEDITNKLSGWVKDTFMHQDGVTNSYPHRAFTTGRRYISQIKPRPKGNSQTLKQPGKINLKDFSNVTDAIARMTIGEKDEHGPKLTMGHAPLATPELVDLGSEYAQVKDVVPSMYSAYDGDYMYALVQDSIGNNKSKLRHRREKGQPSYSDSDSEWSSLERQRATDVLNKTSKKSLSHKRIRKKRTAIPVATPKVPSLASMGSGDGIVGLNYNIKDDKNWRVDSADRVSSETPDTSESSDPEHTSRSRSKQYKYAAVSLRKRFSGNSLQQQYLQHPFNVKHMPQEMFSASSKQRSENTFGIPDDESSLDVSSPREINSPSFGILNKSKDGDKLARKKDKQKAKEDEKLEKRRQKEEKLKKHAEKEKEREKKKQEKIKQTKGPGGTPISGQSQQPLIEDFAQSETNRIPLFLEKCVRFIEDEGLDSEGIYRVPGNRAHVELLFQKFEEDGNVDIHSLDIPVNAVATALKDFFSKRLPPLIDKERMSELEDISGARGISKPMSATCMNMEDRSGRLLALRLMLKKLNPVNFDVLKFIFQHFVKVAENCKLNSMDSKNLAICWWPTLLPIEFNDLGRFEAMRPYLEDVVQTMIDQYPFLFCGEDAVVMV; from the exons CGCGGTGGTCGGATTGTCTGGCACAGAAAAGGACAAGGGACAAGTCGGCGTCGGCAAATCGTGCCTGTGCAATCGCTTCATGCGTTCCATGAGCGACGACTACAATGTGGAACACATTTCAGTATTATCGCAG TCTGACTTCAGCGGGCGTGTGGTGAACAACGATCACTTCCTGTATTGGGGCGAGGTGATGAAACTGGCGGAGGATGGAACGGAGTTTCAGTTTCAAGTCATCGAGCACACGGAATTTATAGATGATGCATCGTTTCAGCCGTTTAAAGGCGGTAAAATGGAGCCGTATGCGAAGAGATGTGCGGCCACGAAAATCACAAGCGCCGAGAAACTCatgtatatttgcaaaaatcagTTAGgaatagagaaagaatatGAGCAGAAGGTCCTGCCCGATGGTAAACTGAATATCGACGGCTTTCTGTGCGTGTTTGATGTGAGTCTCGTACCGAATCGGGCGATAGAGAAGCAAGTCGAGATTGTGGCGaatatcttgaataatttgatGAAGACGAAGAAACCAGTGGTGCTGGTGACGACTAAGAATGACGACGCGAATGAGCAGTTCGTCAAGGAAGCCGAGAAACTGATAATGCGAAAGGAGTATAAGGGATCGATTTTGATCATTGAGACATCGGCGCACGAGAACATCAACGTGGATCTGGCTTTTATGATCTTGGCACAATTGATTGACAAGACGAAGATGCGCAGCAAACTAATACCGTTCGCGGAGGCAGCCAGAGCCCGCAAGGAATTGTTGGACGCGTCGACGGAATCGTTGCAAAGATTGATCCGGATACATGTGACCGATTATCGCGCTTTATGGTCGCAGGCTTCGAAGAAACTCGCGCAATTCAAAGAATTCACCACTTTCGTAGAATTGTTCGGTATCGAAGCGACGCAGAGGCTATTCAGAAGGCATATTAAGAAACTGAAGGACGAGCAGATAGCAAAGAAGATACAGGGCTACTTGGACATGTTGCCGGATATACTTCACGAGATTTGTCCGGATAtatcgaatttaattaacga GGAATGGTCGGCGgtacaacaatatataaaggCGCATCCCGATTTCGATCAGTACTTCTACGAGTGTCCTGAGGATATACCGTGGATCGATTGTGACTTTGACAACACCGGCACAAAAATACCTTATGACGTGCTGGAGACCCCCGAGGCGGAGACcgtatttaaaaatcacataaatGCCTTGCAACAAGAGCAACGGCGACTAGA ATGGAAGAAACAATTTAAGCAATTATTGGAAGAAACTGGTTATGTTACGCCTGGAAAACATTTATCTGAAGTTCGAGTTTTATTTATGGGTAGAGAATGTTTTGAAGAGCTTTCTCATCATGATTGTCAAGAAATTTATGATCAGCATCAAAaggaaattattgaaaaagcaAAACACAATTTCCag GAATTATTGTTGGAACatgcagatttattttatcactttAAGAGTATAGCTCCATCTGGAACTATTACGCAAGACGATATAAAGGAAATTACGGACGCTTTAGTGGACGATTTTAG ATATAAAGCGCTAGATAGATTAGATCAAGatcgaaaattaatgttatttcaaCATTTGGGATTTGTGCATTGTCCCATCAGGGAGCACTGCCCCGCTTATCCAAATTGTATGGACGCACTAATAGAAAGGATACTCGGAACAAAAGCTCATAG ACCTTCCTCATGGAATCACAGTAGTCAATGGCAGTTAACGTCGGAtaacaatcaattaaatttagtcATACTCGGAAGTAATGGACTGAGCGAAGAATTTGCTCGTGAAATAAGGGCACAAACGGAGGATGACGAAGTAGAGATAGATTGTCAGTTATACACTCTCGGATATCGCATTATAGACGGTGATGTGGGACTACCGCATAACTCTTTCACCACATCCGATTTCATGCCACAtg GATCTTTTTGTATCTATTCAAATGAGGATTCATTTGAATACATTCGATCCTCTTTAGAGAAAACTTTGTTGTCGAATCTAGAGCAAGAGGACAGGCTACCATTTCAAGGATTGCCCATTGTAATAATGTTTGTGCCAGAAGCCGGTATCGATGAAATAGAAGCCATAAAGCTCAGAGAAGAAGGACAGAATCTTGCTGATAG TTTGCAGTGTCCATTTATCGATGTGTGCATAGACGAACTGGAACAAGAAAAGCACAAAAGATTTCCCACTTCGTTGGTAAAGGATGCTTTGCAGCAACTTATACAATCCATAAATCACAGAGCTggttttttaaacatatatcagAGTGTTATTGAATGCTTAGAGCCTGATATCag gATAATAATGTGTATGTTCTGTGGTGATCCTTATTCTGTTGAGAACGTTCTTGGTCCTTTATTGAATCATCAATGCTGCTTTCTCAGTGGAGATAGATCTATAGTTTTGGAGACGTTTCTGGGAGAATGCAAACGTCGAGTCGAAGTCATTATCTCGAGTTTTCATGGAGCCAATGCATTCAGAGACGAATTAGTGCACGGTTTTATACTCGTTTATTCTACAAAGAGGAAAGCTTCTCTCGCAACTCTAAA tGCCTTTTCCACAAACATACCAAATCTACCGATACAAATAATGGCTGTGACTGATACTGGAGGTGCGAATGCTTTCTTTAGCAACGACTTAAGTCATCTACTTATCACGGAAGGAAACGCTATCGCAGATAAATTGGAAGCACATTTTATGACATCTGCATCTAGCTGCCAACAGAAAA ccGCATTTTACACGCCCTTCTTCAAAGTGGTATGGGAAAAGAAACCGGAGATCGAGCAGGCATTTAATATGGAGGAGCCGGGGAATTTGAATGATAGCGGAGAAGGTACCTTAGAGTATTCGGCTTTACATCCGATGCCGCCACCGCGACACGAGAGCTATCATCTTCAAACGCCGGATGACGG TATGTCTGTAACTTTTAGAAGCGGCTCCGAATCATACGAGCAGTTGACGCCTGACGGTGATCTGGGTGACACCGGTTTAACTGAACAATTTGCCGATCATAGAGCCACGCCGAGCGACGATAGTGACATTTATAGCCAAGTTGATTTCTATCGAgaggagagggaaagagatcTAATGAAGAATGAAGATATCACGAACAAACTATCTG gTTGGGTAAAGGATACGTTTATGCATCAAGATGGAGTTACCAATAGTTATCCACATAGAGCCTTCACGACAGGTCGAAGATACATTTCCCAGATTAAGCCGCGACCGAAGGGAAATAGTCAAACGTTGAAACAACCcggaaaaatcaatttgaaagatttttcCAATGTAACAGACGCGATAGCCAGAATGACGATCGGTGAGAAAGACGAACACGGCCCGAAACTGACGATGGGCCACGCTCCTCTTGCCACACCGGAACTGGTAGATCTCGGCTCCGAATATGCGCAAGTGAAAGACGTCGTTCCGAGTATGTATTCTGCCTACGACGGCGATTATATGTACGCTCTGGTGCAGGATTCTATTGGCAACAACAAATCTAAATTGCGCCACCGACGTGAAAAGGGACAGCCAT CATATAGCGATTCTGATTCGGAATGGAGCTCTTTGGAAAGGCAAAGGGCGACTGACGTCTTGAACAAAACGAGTAAGAAGTCTTTGTCGCATAAAAGAATACGCAAAAAACGCACTGCAATACCGGTCGCTACGCCCAAAGTACCGTCATTGGCCAGCATGGGAAGCGGAGACGGTATAGTCGGCttgaattacaatataaaagacGATAAAAACTGGCGCGTCGATTCAGCGGATAGag TATCTAGCGAAACGCCCGATACTTCCGAATCGAGTGATCCAGAGCATACTTCGCGATCTAGAtcgaaacaatataaatatgctgCCGTTAGTTTGCGGAAGAGATTCTCTGGAAATTCATTGCAACAACAATATTTGCAGCATCCGTTTAACGTAAAACATATGCCACAGGAAATGTTCAGCGCCTCCT CCAAGCAAAGGAGTGAAAATACGTTTGGTATTCCAGATGATGAATCAAGTCTGGATGTCTCCTCACCACGGGAAATTAATTCCCCTAGT TTTGGTATATTGAATAAGTCAAAAGACGGCGACAAGTTAGCCAGAAAGAAAGACAAGCAAAAAGCAAAAGAGGACGAAAAATTAGAGAAGAGAAGGCAAAAGGAGGAGAAGCTTAAAAAGCACGccgaaaaggaaaaagagagagagaaaaaaaaacaggagaAGATAAAACAGACCAAAGGTCCAGGTGGGACACCGATCTCGGGTCAATCGCAGCAACCTTTAATCGAGGATTTTGCGCAGAGCGAAACGAATCGGATACCCTTATTTCTAGAGAAGTGCGTGCGATTTATCGAGGACGAGGGATTGGATTCGGAAGGGATATATAGGGTGCCCGGTAATCGCGCACACGTAGAATTGCTTTTTCAAAAGTTTGAAGAAG ATGGTAATGTCGACATACATTCTTTGGATATTCCTGTAAATGCTGTTGCTACAGCTTTGAAAGATTTCTTCTCCAAGAGGCTACCACCACTCATTGACAAAGAACGTATGAGTGAACTTGAAGATATATCAG gtGCACGAGGTATTAGCAAACCTATGTCAGCTACTTGCATGAACATGGAAg ATCGAAGTGGCAGATTGTTAGCCCTGCGTCTGATGCTCAAGAAATTAAATCCAGTTAATTTCGATGTTCTCAAGTTTATTTTCCAACATTTTGTGAA AGTTGCAGAGAACTGTAAACTTAACAGTATGGATAGTAAGAACCTGGCGATCTGCTGGTGGCCTACGTTACTACCGATCGAATTTAACGACCTTGGCAGATTCGAAGCTATGAGGCCATATCTGGAAGACGTGGTTCAGACGATGATCGATCAGTATCCTTTCCTGTTCTGTGGCGAAGATGCCGTTGTGATGGTGTAG
- the LOC126857801 gene encoding rho GTPase-activating protein 190 isoform X3 translates to MARKSDNAKSINVAVVGLSGTEKDKGQVGVGKSCLCNRFMRSMSDDYNVEHISVLSQSDFSGRVVNNDHFLYWGEVMKLAEDGTEFQFQVIEHTEFIDDASFQPFKGGKMEPYAKRCAATKITSAEKLMYICKNQLGIEKEYEQKVLPDGKLNIDGFLCVFDVSLVPNRAIEKQVEIVANILNNLMKTKKPVVLVTTKNDDANEQFVKEAEKLIMRKEYKGSILIIETSAHENINVDLAFMILAQLIDKTKMRSKLIPFAEAARARKELLDASTESLQRLIRIHVTDYRALWSQASKKLAQFKEFTTFVELFGIEATQRLFRRHIKKLKDEQIAKKIQGYLDMLPDILHEICPDISNLINEEWSAVQQYIKAHPDFDQYFYECPEDIPWIDCDFDNTGTKIPYDVLETPEAETVFKNHINALQQEQRRLEWKKQFKQLLEETGYVTPGKHLSEVRVLFMGRECFEELSHHDCQEIYDQHQKEIIEKAKHNFQELLLEHADLFYHFKSIAPSGTITQDDIKEITDALVDDFRYKALDRLDQDRKLMLFQHLGFVHCPIREHCPAYPNCMDALIERILGTKAHRPSSWNHSSQWQLTSDNNQLNLVILGSNGLSEEFAREIRAQTEDDEVEIDCQLYTLGYRIIDGDVGLPHNSFTTSDFMPHGSFCIYSNEDSFEYIRSSLEKTLLSNLEQEDRLPFQGLPIVIMFVPEAGIDEIEAIKLREEGQNLADSLQCPFIDVCIDELEQEKHKRFPTSLVKDALQQLIQSINHRAGFLNIYQSVIECLEPDIRIIMCMFCGDPYSVENVLGPLLNHQCCFLSGDRSIVLETFLGECKRRVEVIISSFHGANAFRDELVHGFILVYSTKRKASLATLNAFSTNIPNLPIQIMAVTDTGGANAFFSNDLSHLLITEGNAIADKLEAHFMTSASSCQQKTAFYTPFFKVVWEKKPEIEQAFNMEEPGNLNDSGEGTLEYSALHPMPPPRHESYHLQTPDDGMSVTFRSGSESYEQLTPDGDLGDTGLTEQFADHRATPSDDSDIYSQVDFYREERERDLMKNEDITNKLSGWVKDTFMHQDGVTNSYPHRAFTTGRRYISQIKPRPKGNSQTLKQPGKINLKDFSNVTDAIARMTIGEKDEHGPKLTMGHAPLATPELVDLGSEYAQVKDVVPSMYSAYDGDYMYALVQDSIGNNKSKLRHRREKGQPSYSDSDSEWSSLERQRATDVLNKTSKKSLSHKRIRKKRTAIPVATPKVPSLASMGSGDGIVGLNYNIKDDKNWRVDSADRVSSETPDTSESSDPEHTSRSRSKQYKYAAVSLRKRFSGNSLQQQYLQHPFNVKHMPQEMFSASYDESSLDVSSPREINSPSFGILNKSKDGDKLARKKDKQKAKEDEKLEKRRQKEEKLKKHAEKEKEREKKKQEKIKQTKGPGGTPISGQSQQPLIEDFAQSETNRIPLFLEKCVRFIEDEGLDSEGIYRVPGNRAHVELLFQKFEEDGNVDIHSLDIPVNAVATALKDFFSKRLPPLIDKERMSELEDISGARGISKPMSATCMNMEDRSGRLLALRLMLKKLNPVNFDVLKFIFQHFVKVAENCKLNSMDSKNLAICWWPTLLPIEFNDLGRFEAMRPYLEDVVQTMIDQYPFLFCGEDAVVMV, encoded by the exons CGCGGTGGTCGGATTGTCTGGCACAGAAAAGGACAAGGGACAAGTCGGCGTCGGCAAATCGTGCCTGTGCAATCGCTTCATGCGTTCCATGAGCGACGACTACAATGTGGAACACATTTCAGTATTATCGCAG TCTGACTTCAGCGGGCGTGTGGTGAACAACGATCACTTCCTGTATTGGGGCGAGGTGATGAAACTGGCGGAGGATGGAACGGAGTTTCAGTTTCAAGTCATCGAGCACACGGAATTTATAGATGATGCATCGTTTCAGCCGTTTAAAGGCGGTAAAATGGAGCCGTATGCGAAGAGATGTGCGGCCACGAAAATCACAAGCGCCGAGAAACTCatgtatatttgcaaaaatcagTTAGgaatagagaaagaatatGAGCAGAAGGTCCTGCCCGATGGTAAACTGAATATCGACGGCTTTCTGTGCGTGTTTGATGTGAGTCTCGTACCGAATCGGGCGATAGAGAAGCAAGTCGAGATTGTGGCGaatatcttgaataatttgatGAAGACGAAGAAACCAGTGGTGCTGGTGACGACTAAGAATGACGACGCGAATGAGCAGTTCGTCAAGGAAGCCGAGAAACTGATAATGCGAAAGGAGTATAAGGGATCGATTTTGATCATTGAGACATCGGCGCACGAGAACATCAACGTGGATCTGGCTTTTATGATCTTGGCACAATTGATTGACAAGACGAAGATGCGCAGCAAACTAATACCGTTCGCGGAGGCAGCCAGAGCCCGCAAGGAATTGTTGGACGCGTCGACGGAATCGTTGCAAAGATTGATCCGGATACATGTGACCGATTATCGCGCTTTATGGTCGCAGGCTTCGAAGAAACTCGCGCAATTCAAAGAATTCACCACTTTCGTAGAATTGTTCGGTATCGAAGCGACGCAGAGGCTATTCAGAAGGCATATTAAGAAACTGAAGGACGAGCAGATAGCAAAGAAGATACAGGGCTACTTGGACATGTTGCCGGATATACTTCACGAGATTTGTCCGGATAtatcgaatttaattaacga GGAATGGTCGGCGgtacaacaatatataaaggCGCATCCCGATTTCGATCAGTACTTCTACGAGTGTCCTGAGGATATACCGTGGATCGATTGTGACTTTGACAACACCGGCACAAAAATACCTTATGACGTGCTGGAGACCCCCGAGGCGGAGACcgtatttaaaaatcacataaatGCCTTGCAACAAGAGCAACGGCGACTAGA ATGGAAGAAACAATTTAAGCAATTATTGGAAGAAACTGGTTATGTTACGCCTGGAAAACATTTATCTGAAGTTCGAGTTTTATTTATGGGTAGAGAATGTTTTGAAGAGCTTTCTCATCATGATTGTCAAGAAATTTATGATCAGCATCAAAaggaaattattgaaaaagcaAAACACAATTTCCag GAATTATTGTTGGAACatgcagatttattttatcactttAAGAGTATAGCTCCATCTGGAACTATTACGCAAGACGATATAAAGGAAATTACGGACGCTTTAGTGGACGATTTTAG ATATAAAGCGCTAGATAGATTAGATCAAGatcgaaaattaatgttatttcaaCATTTGGGATTTGTGCATTGTCCCATCAGGGAGCACTGCCCCGCTTATCCAAATTGTATGGACGCACTAATAGAAAGGATACTCGGAACAAAAGCTCATAG ACCTTCCTCATGGAATCACAGTAGTCAATGGCAGTTAACGTCGGAtaacaatcaattaaatttagtcATACTCGGAAGTAATGGACTGAGCGAAGAATTTGCTCGTGAAATAAGGGCACAAACGGAGGATGACGAAGTAGAGATAGATTGTCAGTTATACACTCTCGGATATCGCATTATAGACGGTGATGTGGGACTACCGCATAACTCTTTCACCACATCCGATTTCATGCCACAtg GATCTTTTTGTATCTATTCAAATGAGGATTCATTTGAATACATTCGATCCTCTTTAGAGAAAACTTTGTTGTCGAATCTAGAGCAAGAGGACAGGCTACCATTTCAAGGATTGCCCATTGTAATAATGTTTGTGCCAGAAGCCGGTATCGATGAAATAGAAGCCATAAAGCTCAGAGAAGAAGGACAGAATCTTGCTGATAG TTTGCAGTGTCCATTTATCGATGTGTGCATAGACGAACTGGAACAAGAAAAGCACAAAAGATTTCCCACTTCGTTGGTAAAGGATGCTTTGCAGCAACTTATACAATCCATAAATCACAGAGCTggttttttaaacatatatcagAGTGTTATTGAATGCTTAGAGCCTGATATCag gATAATAATGTGTATGTTCTGTGGTGATCCTTATTCTGTTGAGAACGTTCTTGGTCCTTTATTGAATCATCAATGCTGCTTTCTCAGTGGAGATAGATCTATAGTTTTGGAGACGTTTCTGGGAGAATGCAAACGTCGAGTCGAAGTCATTATCTCGAGTTTTCATGGAGCCAATGCATTCAGAGACGAATTAGTGCACGGTTTTATACTCGTTTATTCTACAAAGAGGAAAGCTTCTCTCGCAACTCTAAA tGCCTTTTCCACAAACATACCAAATCTACCGATACAAATAATGGCTGTGACTGATACTGGAGGTGCGAATGCTTTCTTTAGCAACGACTTAAGTCATCTACTTATCACGGAAGGAAACGCTATCGCAGATAAATTGGAAGCACATTTTATGACATCTGCATCTAGCTGCCAACAGAAAA ccGCATTTTACACGCCCTTCTTCAAAGTGGTATGGGAAAAGAAACCGGAGATCGAGCAGGCATTTAATATGGAGGAGCCGGGGAATTTGAATGATAGCGGAGAAGGTACCTTAGAGTATTCGGCTTTACATCCGATGCCGCCACCGCGACACGAGAGCTATCATCTTCAAACGCCGGATGACGG TATGTCTGTAACTTTTAGAAGCGGCTCCGAATCATACGAGCAGTTGACGCCTGACGGTGATCTGGGTGACACCGGTTTAACTGAACAATTTGCCGATCATAGAGCCACGCCGAGCGACGATAGTGACATTTATAGCCAAGTTGATTTCTATCGAgaggagagggaaagagatcTAATGAAGAATGAAGATATCACGAACAAACTATCTG gTTGGGTAAAGGATACGTTTATGCATCAAGATGGAGTTACCAATAGTTATCCACATAGAGCCTTCACGACAGGTCGAAGATACATTTCCCAGATTAAGCCGCGACCGAAGGGAAATAGTCAAACGTTGAAACAACCcggaaaaatcaatttgaaagatttttcCAATGTAACAGACGCGATAGCCAGAATGACGATCGGTGAGAAAGACGAACACGGCCCGAAACTGACGATGGGCCACGCTCCTCTTGCCACACCGGAACTGGTAGATCTCGGCTCCGAATATGCGCAAGTGAAAGACGTCGTTCCGAGTATGTATTCTGCCTACGACGGCGATTATATGTACGCTCTGGTGCAGGATTCTATTGGCAACAACAAATCTAAATTGCGCCACCGACGTGAAAAGGGACAGCCAT CATATAGCGATTCTGATTCGGAATGGAGCTCTTTGGAAAGGCAAAGGGCGACTGACGTCTTGAACAAAACGAGTAAGAAGTCTTTGTCGCATAAAAGAATACGCAAAAAACGCACTGCAATACCGGTCGCTACGCCCAAAGTACCGTCATTGGCCAGCATGGGAAGCGGAGACGGTATAGTCGGCttgaattacaatataaaagacGATAAAAACTGGCGCGTCGATTCAGCGGATAGag TATCTAGCGAAACGCCCGATACTTCCGAATCGAGTGATCCAGAGCATACTTCGCGATCTAGAtcgaaacaatataaatatgctgCCGTTAGTTTGCGGAAGAGATTCTCTGGAAATTCATTGCAACAACAATATTTGCAGCATCCGTTTAACGTAAAACATATGCCACAGGAAATGTTCAGCGCCTCCT ATGATGAATCAAGTCTGGATGTCTCCTCACCACGGGAAATTAATTCCCCTAGT TTTGGTATATTGAATAAGTCAAAAGACGGCGACAAGTTAGCCAGAAAGAAAGACAAGCAAAAAGCAAAAGAGGACGAAAAATTAGAGAAGAGAAGGCAAAAGGAGGAGAAGCTTAAAAAGCACGccgaaaaggaaaaagagagagagaaaaaaaaacaggagaAGATAAAACAGACCAAAGGTCCAGGTGGGACACCGATCTCGGGTCAATCGCAGCAACCTTTAATCGAGGATTTTGCGCAGAGCGAAACGAATCGGATACCCTTATTTCTAGAGAAGTGCGTGCGATTTATCGAGGACGAGGGATTGGATTCGGAAGGGATATATAGGGTGCCCGGTAATCGCGCACACGTAGAATTGCTTTTTCAAAAGTTTGAAGAAG ATGGTAATGTCGACATACATTCTTTGGATATTCCTGTAAATGCTGTTGCTACAGCTTTGAAAGATTTCTTCTCCAAGAGGCTACCACCACTCATTGACAAAGAACGTATGAGTGAACTTGAAGATATATCAG gtGCACGAGGTATTAGCAAACCTATGTCAGCTACTTGCATGAACATGGAAg ATCGAAGTGGCAGATTGTTAGCCCTGCGTCTGATGCTCAAGAAATTAAATCCAGTTAATTTCGATGTTCTCAAGTTTATTTTCCAACATTTTGTGAA AGTTGCAGAGAACTGTAAACTTAACAGTATGGATAGTAAGAACCTGGCGATCTGCTGGTGGCCTACGTTACTACCGATCGAATTTAACGACCTTGGCAGATTCGAAGCTATGAGGCCATATCTGGAAGACGTGGTTCAGACGATGATCGATCAGTATCCTTTCCTGTTCTGTGGCGAAGATGCCGTTGTGATGGTGTAG